A genome region from Bufo gargarizans isolate SCDJY-AF-19 chromosome 2, ASM1485885v1, whole genome shotgun sequence includes the following:
- the LOC122925774 gene encoding regenerating islet-derived protein 4-like: protein MAFLSGCVFAVPGFLLIMVGLMEVSVQAASVRSSCPPGWFFYRSHCYAVSKNPAKWADAEYDCGSYGHGAHLASVLDDSEAAIIASHVSASQDSEGVWIGLHDPDKNGHWKWTDGSMFNYRAWKAGLPDNAKGKEFCVVLVSGSKYKKWNDVGCGGLKNYVCKFKP from the exons ATGGCTTTCCTCTCAGGGTGTGTGTTTGCTGTCCCAGGATTTTTACTCATCATGGTGGGGCTAATGGAGG tttctgttcaaGCTGCTTCTGTCCGCTCATCATGCCCCCCTGGTTGGTTCTTCTACAGATCACACTGCTATGCCGTCAGCAAGAATCCAGCAAAATGGGCTGATGCAGAG tATGACTGTGGAAGTTATGGACATGGAGCTCATTTAGCCTCCGTCTTGGATGATTCTGAGGCAGCAATCATTGCAAGTCACGTGTCTGCTAGCCAGGACTCAGAAGGAGTATGGATAGGGCTGCATGACCCTGACaag AATGGCCACTGGAAATGGACAGATGGATCCATGTTCAATTATCGCGCCTGGAAAGCTGGCCTTCCAGATAACGCCAAAGGAAAAGAATTTTGTGTGGTGCTAGTCAGTGGATCAA AATATAAGAAATGGAATGATGTTGGATGCGGAGGACTCAAGAACTATGTCTGTAAATTCAAACCTTGA